In the genome of Siniperca chuatsi isolate FFG_IHB_CAS linkage group LG17, ASM2008510v1, whole genome shotgun sequence, one region contains:
- the LOC122864981 gene encoding ras/Rap GTPase-activating protein SynGAP-like isoform X1, with protein MGIKALMCRCMDTSSKTWLPHQSQFGLVGQAEVCCGGPGVLTPNQSRRASFASVRQSSMETPPNATPQPFRQPSFLNRRLKGSIKRAKSQPKLDRTSSFRQMILPRFRSADQERTRLMQSFKESHSHESLLSPSSAAEALDLVLDEDAIIKPVHSSILGQEYCFEVTTNSGTKCFACRSASERDKWIENLQRAVKPNKDNSRRVDNVLKLWIIEARDLPAKKRYYCELCLDDMLYARTTSKPRTDTVFWGEHFEFNNLPTIRSLRLHLYKETDKKRRKEKSTYLGLVSIPISSITGRQFVEQWYPVIQSSVLSKSGGVGSAKVINASLRVKSRYQTMNILPMELYKEFAEYITNNYRTLCAVLEPLLSVKSKEEVAFALVHILQSTGKTKEFLSDMAMCEVDRFMDREHLIFRENTLATKAVEEYLKLIGHRYLKDAIGDFIRALYESEENCEVDPMRVPPSVLADHQANLRMCCELLLCKIINSLCIFPRELKEVFASWRARCAERGREDLADSLISSSLFLRFMCPAIMSPSLFNLMQEYPAERTSRTLTLIAKVMQNLASFNKFGPKEEYMYFMNEFLEMEWGSMQQFLYEISNMDTGGNAGGFEGYIDLGRELSMLHSLLWEVMGQLSKDAILKLGPLPRLLNDISVALRNPQLHMPTNQQPDRPKDRLFSRPSFNRLMSSDFQSLMMRDLNSSIDISRLPSPTTGVSAVESLSSNLNMRRQAERDLRSSSREVFYVTRPPLARSSPAYCTSSSDITEPDPKVHSVNKSVSMMDLQDSRMNSISNLNSVGDMLTSSQASIAGLGHSFGNLCGPLRMGGHMPAGSSGSGLRLSQMGHIGGPTESISQQQQQAAAAMHFPLSFQNPLFHLAAQNSPAQSQSQPHPPPLLLAPEPENGHHDYQPAFANNAFSRSEDLSGLRSQSSLVQPSIVHSHSYSDDFTRQNQSNDYAWHQLSLQVQESLQQQHMMGVASQTTTGTGTPASLATPPTTVHHARQTSIAPPQHLKSQRSINTPATATPPKVRPQSRNLLLDSSDTNFSGSQPKQRQIQQPPHQQQQQQHQHQQQQHQQHQQQQQQHQLQQQQHQQQQQTQQQQQQDTQLSVTDSPAPGLPYQTSSAKENQGPSAAAEGSTDTPTKSTKKSQQSQLQPPQQHLLKPGNKQGSQSTLNTPALNERTVAWVSNMPHLSADIESLRPDREGQLKEYSKSMDESRLERVKEYEEEIHSLKERLKMSHRKLEEYEQRLMSQEQQTSKILMQYQNRLEDSERRLKQQQMEKDSQIKGIITRLMAVEDELRGGAIPDIKPRILTDQSICQGYGGHPGS; from the exons TGTCG CTGCATGGACACATCTTCAAAGACGTGGCTGCCGCATCAGAGTCAGTTTGGGTTGGTTGGTCAAGCAGAGGTTTGCTGTGGCGGACCTGGAGTTTTAACCCCAA ACCAATCTCGCAGGGCAAGTTTTGCCTCTGTAAGACAGTCAAGCATGGAGACCCCTCCCAATGCCACCCCACAGCCCTTCAGACAGCCG AGTTTTCTCAATCGAAGGTTGAAGGGTTCCATCAAGAGGGCCAAAAGTCAGCCCAAACTGGACCGAACCAGCAGCTTCAGACAAATGATTTTGCCCCGGTTTCGTAGTGCTGACCAAGAGAG GACACGATTGATGCAGAGCTTCAAAGAATCCCACTCCCATGAATCCCTACTTTCTCCTAGCAGTGCAGCGGAGGCTTTGGACCTAGTTTTGGATGAAGATGCCATAATTAAACCTGTCCACTCTAGCATTTTAGGACAAGAGTACTGCTTTGAG GTGACCACCAATTCAGggacaaaatgttttgcttgTCGTTCAGCTTCTGAGAGAGACAAGTGGATTGAAAATCTGCAACGAGCTGTCAAACCTAACAAG GACAACAGCAGACGAGTGGACAATGTGCTCAAGTTGTGGATCATTGAAGCTCGAGACCTTCCAGCTAAGAAACGCTACTATTGTGAGCTGTGTCTGGATGACATGCTGTACGCACGCACCACCAGCAAACCCCGGACCGACACCGTCTTCTGGGGCGAGCATTTTGAATTCAACAATTTGCCTACCATTCGTAGCCTTCGTTTGCACCTCTACAaggaaactgacaaaaaaagacGCAAG GAGAAAAGCACATATCTTGGCCTTGTCAGCATCCCCATCTCCAGCATCACGGGCCGGCAGTTTGTGGAGCAGTGGTACCCGGTGATACAGTCCAGTGTCTTGTCCAAAAGCGGCGGTGTTGGAAGTGCCAAAGTGATCAACGCCTCACTACGTGTCAAGTCTCGCTACCAGACAATGAACATCCTCCCGATGGAGCTGTACAAGGAGTTTGCCGAGTACATTACCAACAACTACCGAACACTGTGTGCAGTCCTGGAGCCGCTGTTGAGTGTGAAAAGCAAAGAGGAGGTTGCGTTTGCTCTGGTGCACATCCTTCAAAGCACAGGGAAAACAAAG GAGTTCCTGTCTGACATGGCGATGTGTGAGGTGGATCGATTCATGGATCGTGAGCACTTGATCTTTCGTGAGAACACGCTAGCTACAAAAGCTGTGGAAGAGTACCTTAAACTGATAGGTCACAGATACCTCAAGGATGCTATAG GTGACTTCATTCGAGCCTTATATGAGTCTGAGGAGAACTGTGAGGTGGATCCCATGCGTGTCCCACCGTCAGTCCTTGCCGACCATCAAGCCAACCTTCGCATGTGTTGCGAGCTGTTACTCTGCAAGATTATTAACTCTCTTTG CATATTTCCCCGGGAGCTAAAGGAAGTTTTCGCCTCGTGGAGAGCCAGATGTGCTGAGCGTGGAAGAGAGGATCTCGCCGACAGCCTCATCAGCTCCTCCCTGTTTCTTCGCTTCATGTGCCCGGCCATCATGTCCCCCTCCCTGTTCAACCTAATGCAGGAGTACCCCGCCGAACGCACGTCCCGCACACTCACACTCATAGCCAAGGTGATGCAGAACCTGGCCAGCTTCAACAA ATTTGGACCCAAGGAAGAGTACATGTATTTCATGAACGAGTTCCTGGAGATGGAGTGGGGCTCCATGCAGCAGTTTCTCTATGAGATTTCCAACATGGACACTGGAGGAAATGCTGGAGGGTTTGAGGGCTACATTGACTTGGGCAGAGAGTTGTCCATGCTCCACAGCTTACTGTGGGAAGTCATGGGCCAGCTTAGCAAG GATGCCATTCTCAAACTCGGACCCCTACCACGGCTGCTGAATGACATCAGCGTCGCCCTGAGGAACCCGCAGCTCCACATGCCCACAAATCAGCAGCCAGACCGACCAAAGGACAGACTCTTCTCGCGACCATCTTTCAATCGTCTTATGTCCTCTGACTTCCAAAGCCTTATGATGCGTGACTTAAACAG ttcaaTAGATATCTCTCGCCTGCCATCCCCTACGACTGGAGTCTCAGCTGTAGAATCCCTCTCATCTAATCTGAACATGAGGCGTCAGGCAGAACGAGACCTCCGCTCGTCGTCGAGGGAAGTGTTCTACGTGACCCGCCCGCCGCTGGCTCGATCCAGCCCCGCATACTGCACGAGCAGCTCGGACATCACTGAACCTGATCCAAAG GTCCATAGTGTGAATAAAAGTGTGTCCATGATGGACCTTCAGGACTCCCGTATGAACAGCATTTCCAACCTGAACTCTGTGGGAGACATGCTCACCTCCTCTCAAGCCTCCATTGCCGGCCTGGGCCACAGCTTCGGGAACCTGTGTGGTCCTCTTCGTATGGGAGGGCATATGCCAGCGGGCTCATCGGGCTCCGGTTTGAGGCTGAGCCAGATGGGCCACATAGGGGGGCCCACCGAATCCATctctcaacagcagcagcaggcggcAGCAGCCATGCACTTCCCCCTGTCTTTCCAGAACCCGCTATTCCATCTGGCCGCCCAGAACTCCCCAGCTCAGTCTCAGTCTCAGCctcacccccctcccctcctccttgCCCCCGAGCCCGAGAATGGCCACCACGACTATCAGCCAGCCTTTGCCAACAATGCTTTCTCTCGCAGCGAGGACTTGTCCGGCCTGCGGTCACAGAGCAGTCTGGTGCAGCCGAGCATTGTCCACTCACACAGCTACAGTGATGATTTCACCCGGCAGAATCAGAGCAATGACTACGCCTGGCACCAGCTGTCACTGCAGGTGCAG GAGtctctccagcagcagcacatgaTGGGAGTTGCATCTCAGACAACCACTGGGACGGGCACCCCTGCCTCTTTGGCCACACCACCTACTACAGTTCACCATGCCCGCCAGACATCCATCGCCCCGCCCCAACACCTCAAGTCACAGCGGTCCATTAACACTCCAGCCACCGCCACACCTCCGAAGGTTCGGCCGCAGAGCAGGAACCTCCTCCTCGACTCTTCTGACACAAACTTCAGTGGCAGTCAGCCGAAACAGCGCCAAATTCAGCAGCCGCCgcatcagcaacaacagcaacaacatcaacatcagcagcaacaacatcaacaacatcagcaacaacagcaacaacatcagctgcaacagcaacaacatcagcagcaacagcagacgcagcagcagcaacaacaggaCACACAGCTGTCGGTGACAGACAGTCCAGCTCCCGGACTCCCGTACCAGACGAGTTCTGCCAAAGAGAACCAGGGCCCGTCAGCTGCTGCAGAGGGGTCAACAGACACGCCCACAAAAAGTACCAAGAAGTCTCAACAgtcacaactgcagccaccacagcAGCATCTGCTCAAACCAGGCAATAAACAG ggTTCTCAGTCGACATTGAACACCCCGGCCCTCAACGAACGGACGGTCGCCTGGGTGTCCAACATGCCTCATCTCTCTGCTGACATTGAGAGCCTGCGGCCGGACCGTGAGGGCCAGCTGAAAGAGTACTCCAAGAGCATGGATGAGTCACGACTAGAGAGG GTAAAAGAGTACGAAGAAGAGATACATTCCTTGAAGGAACGGCTAAAGATGTCTCATCGCAAGCTTGAAGAATATGAGCAGAGACTTATGTCACAGGAACAGCAGACAAGCAAGATCCTAATGCAGTATCAGAACCGCCTGGAAGACAGTGAGCGCCGTCTAAAGCAGCAGCAAATGGAGAAGGACTCTCAAATCAAAGGCATCATCACCAG ACTCATGGCTGTGGAAGATGAGCTGAGAGGGGGTGCCATTCCTGATATTAAGCCTCGAATCCTCACAGACCAG TCTATCTGCCAGGGCTATGGTGGCCACCCAGGATCCTGA
- the LOC122864981 gene encoding ras/Rap GTPase-activating protein SynGAP-like isoform X2, with translation MDTSSKTWLPHQSQFGLVGQAEVCCGGPGVLTPNQSRRASFASVRQSSMETPPNATPQPFRQPSFLNRRLKGSIKRAKSQPKLDRTSSFRQMILPRFRSADQERTRLMQSFKESHSHESLLSPSSAAEALDLVLDEDAIIKPVHSSILGQEYCFEVTTNSGTKCFACRSASERDKWIENLQRAVKPNKDNSRRVDNVLKLWIIEARDLPAKKRYYCELCLDDMLYARTTSKPRTDTVFWGEHFEFNNLPTIRSLRLHLYKETDKKRRKEKSTYLGLVSIPISSITGRQFVEQWYPVIQSSVLSKSGGVGSAKVINASLRVKSRYQTMNILPMELYKEFAEYITNNYRTLCAVLEPLLSVKSKEEVAFALVHILQSTGKTKEFLSDMAMCEVDRFMDREHLIFRENTLATKAVEEYLKLIGHRYLKDAIGDFIRALYESEENCEVDPMRVPPSVLADHQANLRMCCELLLCKIINSLCIFPRELKEVFASWRARCAERGREDLADSLISSSLFLRFMCPAIMSPSLFNLMQEYPAERTSRTLTLIAKVMQNLASFNKFGPKEEYMYFMNEFLEMEWGSMQQFLYEISNMDTGGNAGGFEGYIDLGRELSMLHSLLWEVMGQLSKDAILKLGPLPRLLNDISVALRNPQLHMPTNQQPDRPKDRLFSRPSFNRLMSSDFQSLMMRDLNSSIDISRLPSPTTGVSAVESLSSNLNMRRQAERDLRSSSREVFYVTRPPLARSSPAYCTSSSDITEPDPKVHSVNKSVSMMDLQDSRMNSISNLNSVGDMLTSSQASIAGLGHSFGNLCGPLRMGGHMPAGSSGSGLRLSQMGHIGGPTESISQQQQQAAAAMHFPLSFQNPLFHLAAQNSPAQSQSQPHPPPLLLAPEPENGHHDYQPAFANNAFSRSEDLSGLRSQSSLVQPSIVHSHSYSDDFTRQNQSNDYAWHQLSLQVQESLQQQHMMGVASQTTTGTGTPASLATPPTTVHHARQTSIAPPQHLKSQRSINTPATATPPKVRPQSRNLLLDSSDTNFSGSQPKQRQIQQPPHQQQQQQHQHQQQQHQQHQQQQQQHQLQQQQHQQQQQTQQQQQQDTQLSVTDSPAPGLPYQTSSAKENQGPSAAAEGSTDTPTKSTKKSQQSQLQPPQQHLLKPGNKQGSQSTLNTPALNERTVAWVSNMPHLSADIESLRPDREGQLKEYSKSMDESRLERVKEYEEEIHSLKERLKMSHRKLEEYEQRLMSQEQQTSKILMQYQNRLEDSERRLKQQQMEKDSQIKGIITRLMAVEDELRGGAIPDIKPRILTDQSICQGYGGHPGS, from the exons ATGGACACATCTTCAAAGACGTGGCTGCCGCATCAGAGTCAGTTTGGGTTGGTTGGTCAAGCAGAGGTTTGCTGTGGCGGACCTGGAGTTTTAACCCCAA ACCAATCTCGCAGGGCAAGTTTTGCCTCTGTAAGACAGTCAAGCATGGAGACCCCTCCCAATGCCACCCCACAGCCCTTCAGACAGCCG AGTTTTCTCAATCGAAGGTTGAAGGGTTCCATCAAGAGGGCCAAAAGTCAGCCCAAACTGGACCGAACCAGCAGCTTCAGACAAATGATTTTGCCCCGGTTTCGTAGTGCTGACCAAGAGAG GACACGATTGATGCAGAGCTTCAAAGAATCCCACTCCCATGAATCCCTACTTTCTCCTAGCAGTGCAGCGGAGGCTTTGGACCTAGTTTTGGATGAAGATGCCATAATTAAACCTGTCCACTCTAGCATTTTAGGACAAGAGTACTGCTTTGAG GTGACCACCAATTCAGggacaaaatgttttgcttgTCGTTCAGCTTCTGAGAGAGACAAGTGGATTGAAAATCTGCAACGAGCTGTCAAACCTAACAAG GACAACAGCAGACGAGTGGACAATGTGCTCAAGTTGTGGATCATTGAAGCTCGAGACCTTCCAGCTAAGAAACGCTACTATTGTGAGCTGTGTCTGGATGACATGCTGTACGCACGCACCACCAGCAAACCCCGGACCGACACCGTCTTCTGGGGCGAGCATTTTGAATTCAACAATTTGCCTACCATTCGTAGCCTTCGTTTGCACCTCTACAaggaaactgacaaaaaaagacGCAAG GAGAAAAGCACATATCTTGGCCTTGTCAGCATCCCCATCTCCAGCATCACGGGCCGGCAGTTTGTGGAGCAGTGGTACCCGGTGATACAGTCCAGTGTCTTGTCCAAAAGCGGCGGTGTTGGAAGTGCCAAAGTGATCAACGCCTCACTACGTGTCAAGTCTCGCTACCAGACAATGAACATCCTCCCGATGGAGCTGTACAAGGAGTTTGCCGAGTACATTACCAACAACTACCGAACACTGTGTGCAGTCCTGGAGCCGCTGTTGAGTGTGAAAAGCAAAGAGGAGGTTGCGTTTGCTCTGGTGCACATCCTTCAAAGCACAGGGAAAACAAAG GAGTTCCTGTCTGACATGGCGATGTGTGAGGTGGATCGATTCATGGATCGTGAGCACTTGATCTTTCGTGAGAACACGCTAGCTACAAAAGCTGTGGAAGAGTACCTTAAACTGATAGGTCACAGATACCTCAAGGATGCTATAG GTGACTTCATTCGAGCCTTATATGAGTCTGAGGAGAACTGTGAGGTGGATCCCATGCGTGTCCCACCGTCAGTCCTTGCCGACCATCAAGCCAACCTTCGCATGTGTTGCGAGCTGTTACTCTGCAAGATTATTAACTCTCTTTG CATATTTCCCCGGGAGCTAAAGGAAGTTTTCGCCTCGTGGAGAGCCAGATGTGCTGAGCGTGGAAGAGAGGATCTCGCCGACAGCCTCATCAGCTCCTCCCTGTTTCTTCGCTTCATGTGCCCGGCCATCATGTCCCCCTCCCTGTTCAACCTAATGCAGGAGTACCCCGCCGAACGCACGTCCCGCACACTCACACTCATAGCCAAGGTGATGCAGAACCTGGCCAGCTTCAACAA ATTTGGACCCAAGGAAGAGTACATGTATTTCATGAACGAGTTCCTGGAGATGGAGTGGGGCTCCATGCAGCAGTTTCTCTATGAGATTTCCAACATGGACACTGGAGGAAATGCTGGAGGGTTTGAGGGCTACATTGACTTGGGCAGAGAGTTGTCCATGCTCCACAGCTTACTGTGGGAAGTCATGGGCCAGCTTAGCAAG GATGCCATTCTCAAACTCGGACCCCTACCACGGCTGCTGAATGACATCAGCGTCGCCCTGAGGAACCCGCAGCTCCACATGCCCACAAATCAGCAGCCAGACCGACCAAAGGACAGACTCTTCTCGCGACCATCTTTCAATCGTCTTATGTCCTCTGACTTCCAAAGCCTTATGATGCGTGACTTAAACAG ttcaaTAGATATCTCTCGCCTGCCATCCCCTACGACTGGAGTCTCAGCTGTAGAATCCCTCTCATCTAATCTGAACATGAGGCGTCAGGCAGAACGAGACCTCCGCTCGTCGTCGAGGGAAGTGTTCTACGTGACCCGCCCGCCGCTGGCTCGATCCAGCCCCGCATACTGCACGAGCAGCTCGGACATCACTGAACCTGATCCAAAG GTCCATAGTGTGAATAAAAGTGTGTCCATGATGGACCTTCAGGACTCCCGTATGAACAGCATTTCCAACCTGAACTCTGTGGGAGACATGCTCACCTCCTCTCAAGCCTCCATTGCCGGCCTGGGCCACAGCTTCGGGAACCTGTGTGGTCCTCTTCGTATGGGAGGGCATATGCCAGCGGGCTCATCGGGCTCCGGTTTGAGGCTGAGCCAGATGGGCCACATAGGGGGGCCCACCGAATCCATctctcaacagcagcagcaggcggcAGCAGCCATGCACTTCCCCCTGTCTTTCCAGAACCCGCTATTCCATCTGGCCGCCCAGAACTCCCCAGCTCAGTCTCAGTCTCAGCctcacccccctcccctcctccttgCCCCCGAGCCCGAGAATGGCCACCACGACTATCAGCCAGCCTTTGCCAACAATGCTTTCTCTCGCAGCGAGGACTTGTCCGGCCTGCGGTCACAGAGCAGTCTGGTGCAGCCGAGCATTGTCCACTCACACAGCTACAGTGATGATTTCACCCGGCAGAATCAGAGCAATGACTACGCCTGGCACCAGCTGTCACTGCAGGTGCAG GAGtctctccagcagcagcacatgaTGGGAGTTGCATCTCAGACAACCACTGGGACGGGCACCCCTGCCTCTTTGGCCACACCACCTACTACAGTTCACCATGCCCGCCAGACATCCATCGCCCCGCCCCAACACCTCAAGTCACAGCGGTCCATTAACACTCCAGCCACCGCCACACCTCCGAAGGTTCGGCCGCAGAGCAGGAACCTCCTCCTCGACTCTTCTGACACAAACTTCAGTGGCAGTCAGCCGAAACAGCGCCAAATTCAGCAGCCGCCgcatcagcaacaacagcaacaacatcaacatcagcagcaacaacatcaacaacatcagcaacaacagcaacaacatcagctgcaacagcaacaacatcagcagcaacagcagacgcagcagcagcaacaacaggaCACACAGCTGTCGGTGACAGACAGTCCAGCTCCCGGACTCCCGTACCAGACGAGTTCTGCCAAAGAGAACCAGGGCCCGTCAGCTGCTGCAGAGGGGTCAACAGACACGCCCACAAAAAGTACCAAGAAGTCTCAACAgtcacaactgcagccaccacagcAGCATCTGCTCAAACCAGGCAATAAACAG ggTTCTCAGTCGACATTGAACACCCCGGCCCTCAACGAACGGACGGTCGCCTGGGTGTCCAACATGCCTCATCTCTCTGCTGACATTGAGAGCCTGCGGCCGGACCGTGAGGGCCAGCTGAAAGAGTACTCCAAGAGCATGGATGAGTCACGACTAGAGAGG GTAAAAGAGTACGAAGAAGAGATACATTCCTTGAAGGAACGGCTAAAGATGTCTCATCGCAAGCTTGAAGAATATGAGCAGAGACTTATGTCACAGGAACAGCAGACAAGCAAGATCCTAATGCAGTATCAGAACCGCCTGGAAGACAGTGAGCGCCGTCTAAAGCAGCAGCAAATGGAGAAGGACTCTCAAATCAAAGGCATCATCACCAG ACTCATGGCTGTGGAAGATGAGCTGAGAGGGGGTGCCATTCCTGATATTAAGCCTCGAATCCTCACAGACCAG TCTATCTGCCAGGGCTATGGTGGCCACCCAGGATCCTGA